Proteins found in one Phoenicibacter congonensis genomic segment:
- the rpe gene encoding ribulose-phosphate 3-epimerase yields MFEKVKISPSILSADLCNLEKEIKAIESAGAGLVHIDVMDGHFVPNLTFGLPLVKRIREITSLPLDVHLMISNPLDYVEKYLDAGADILTAHIEAGSPEEMNRFARRVHAAGKKAGVALRPSTKPEAVDDVISSFDMVLAMSVEPGFSGQKFQSSVIDSMAEICAIAAAHNCSPLMQADGGIGVGTAQKVCASGADVLVCGNACFCNDDYSKAISAIKVDAELGRAAGLKKQQLLAQYM; encoded by the coding sequence ATGTTTGAAAAAGTTAAAATTTCACCTTCGATTTTATCGGCCGACCTTTGTAATCTGGAAAAAGAAATAAAAGCAATTGAATCTGCGGGAGCAGGGCTTGTGCACATTGATGTTATGGATGGACACTTTGTTCCAAATCTCACTTTTGGGCTTCCGCTTGTTAAAAGAATTCGCGAGATTACAAGTTTGCCACTTGATGTTCATCTCATGATTTCTAATCCGCTTGATTATGTAGAAAAATATCTCGACGCAGGTGCCGACATTTTAACAGCACACATCGAGGCAGGTTCACCAGAAGAAATGAATCGCTTTGCTAGGAGGGTTCATGCTGCTGGCAAAAAAGCTGGTGTTGCTCTTCGGCCCAGCACAAAACCAGAGGCGGTAGACGACGTTATTTCATCGTTTGACATGGTTTTGGCAATGAGTGTTGAGCCTGGTTTTTCGGGGCAAAAATTTCAATCTAGCGTAATAGATTCCATGGCTGAGATTTGTGCCATTGCAGCAGCACATAACTGTTCACCTCTAATGCAAGCAGATGGTGGAATTGGTGTTGGTACGGCTCAAAAGGTGTGCGCAAGTGGTGCCGATGTGCTTGTTTGTGGAAATGCATGTTTTTGCAATGATGACTATTCAAAAGCAATTTCTGCAATTAAAGTTGATGCTGAGTTGGGCAGGGCTGCTGGTCTTAAAAAACAGCAATTGTTAGCGCAATATATGTAG
- a CDS encoding Nif3-like dinuclear metal center hexameric protein, giving the protein MANLIKTQKGTLQVKEDSKRVMYVGELEQKLLKKYPAADAIPGDKTGLLVGDPFARIERVAVALDPTVSAIRAAKLAGANVLLTHHPSYREGVVDFKPSNCVGQNSGSIVFDAIKANIALMNFHTALDVSADAQRVLPSLLHLAPLKGTRKVNGGKVKNKVLQPIPGSKDKGFGQVCEIKETSLSELGSRCTAVFGRSPRVWGDLRKKCKRVVTATGSAGSLISLCLKTGVDVLIAGEVKYHDALAARESGLCIIDLGHDVSELPLAAVLANSCKKIGLESSRIVILDQGHNWEQIRSITI; this is encoded by the coding sequence TTGGCAAATTTAATAAAAACTCAAAAAGGAACATTACAAGTTAAAGAAGACTCCAAACGCGTGATGTATGTTGGTGAGCTTGAACAAAAGCTTTTGAAAAAATATCCAGCAGCCGATGCAATCCCTGGTGACAAAACGGGTCTTTTAGTTGGAGATCCATTTGCGAGAATTGAGCGTGTGGCTGTTGCATTAGATCCAACAGTGTCAGCAATTAGGGCGGCGAAACTGGCAGGCGCAAATGTTTTGCTCACTCATCACCCAAGCTATCGCGAAGGAGTTGTCGATTTCAAGCCTTCAAATTGTGTTGGTCAAAATTCTGGGTCGATTGTTTTTGATGCGATTAAAGCTAACATCGCTCTCATGAATTTTCACACTGCGCTTGATGTTAGCGCCGATGCACAGCGCGTTTTGCCATCATTGTTGCACTTGGCACCGCTGAAAGGCACTCGAAAAGTAAATGGTGGAAAAGTGAAGAACAAGGTCTTGCAGCCAATACCAGGTTCAAAAGATAAAGGCTTTGGTCAAGTTTGTGAAATAAAAGAAACTTCGCTTTCGGAGTTGGGGTCAAGATGCACTGCAGTGTTTGGCAGGTCTCCACGCGTTTGGGGCGATTTGCGCAAAAAATGCAAAAGAGTTGTGACTGCTACAGGAAGTGCCGGTTCTCTCATTAGCTTGTGCTTAAAAACTGGAGTTGACGTTTTGATTGCAGGAGAAGTTAAATATCATGACGCTTTGGCTGCAAGGGAAAGCGGGCTTTGCATCATCGATTTGGGGCATGATGTGTCAGAACTTCCGCTTGCTGCTGTGCTTGCAAATTCTTGCAAGAAGATCGGACTTGAATCATCGCGTATTGTGATTTTGGACCAAGGACACAATTGGGAGCAAATTAGGTCAATTACCATCTAA
- the yedE gene encoding YedE family putative selenium transporter: MEKLGHFFNAKSGLLIGGLVCGIGFALLAFFGNPANMAFCAACFIRDTAGSMKLHTAEVVQYYRPEIVGVVVGSFLIAIATKEYKSTAGSSPMTRFVLGFIMMIGALVFLGCPLRMILRMSAGDLNAWVGLIGFVLGIATGTIFLKRGFSLGREHETKPTAGAILPILLIVGLCLSVFAGIFVVSQKGPGSQHAPVAIALIVALIIGAIAQKSRICFAAGTRNAILMRDFDLLLPILGMFVIMVIYNVATGHFKASFDGQPIAHAQHIWNILGLYAVGFGAVLAGGCPLRQMTLAGQGSCDGAVTFLGMLIGAAFAHNFGLAGVAASAATAEKAAVAGGPTTAGQIFLICCIVVLFIIAFANLKKQKEQN, encoded by the coding sequence ATGGAAAAGTTAGGTCATTTTTTTAATGCTAAGAGCGGCCTTTTAATCGGCGGCCTGGTGTGCGGAATTGGCTTTGCCTTGCTTGCTTTCTTCGGAAATCCAGCTAACATGGCATTTTGCGCCGCATGTTTTATTCGCGACACTGCAGGCTCAATGAAACTTCACACAGCTGAAGTTGTTCAATATTACCGCCCAGAAATTGTTGGCGTTGTTGTTGGTTCGTTCCTCATTGCAATTGCGACAAAGGAATATAAATCAACTGCTGGCTCTTCACCAATGACTCGCTTTGTGCTCGGCTTCATCATGATGATCGGTGCGCTCGTGTTTTTGGGATGCCCACTTCGCATGATTTTGAGAATGTCAGCTGGCGACCTTAACGCTTGGGTTGGTCTCATTGGCTTTGTTCTCGGAATTGCAACTGGCACAATTTTCTTGAAGAGAGGTTTCTCGCTTGGACGCGAGCACGAGACAAAACCAACAGCAGGTGCAATTTTGCCAATCCTTTTGATTGTTGGTCTTTGCTTGAGCGTTTTTGCTGGCATTTTTGTAGTTAGCCAAAAAGGACCAGGCTCACAACATGCACCTGTTGCAATCGCATTAATTGTTGCTCTCATTATTGGAGCTATTGCACAAAAAAGCAGAATTTGCTTCGCAGCAGGCACAAGAAATGCAATTTTAATGCGCGACTTTGACCTCCTTCTTCCAATCCTTGGAATGTTTGTAATTATGGTCATCTACAACGTAGCAACTGGCCACTTTAAAGCATCTTTTGATGGACAGCCAATCGCACACGCACAGCACATTTGGAACATCCTTGGTCTTTATGCAGTCGGCTTTGGCGCTGTTCTTGCAGGTGGATGCCCACTACGTCAAATGACTCTTGCTGGACAAGGCTCCTGCGACGGAGCTGTGACATTCCTCGGAATGCTCATCGGTGCAGCTTTTGCACACAACTTCGGACTTGCAGGCGTTGCAGCTTCGGCAGCAACAGCAGAAAAAGCAGCTGTTGCAGGCGGCCCAACAACTGCTGGACAAATTTTCCTCATTTGCTGCATCGTAGTTCTATTCATCATTGCTTTTGCAAACTTGAAGAAGCAAAAAGAGCAAAACTAG
- a CDS encoding methylated-DNA--[protein]-cysteine S-methyltransferase, with product MSGKMRVSDLTFFIYNSQFGQITIASNGKQITSVSLGAKKMSGTFTPTKLTNECSTQILQFLSGDRKRFNIPILLQGTEFEKEVWRGLFKTGYGCTVTPMQLAHLIGKDNTYRNIPKAAYANKHSILIPDYRLLPASKFEKPSQESKVRMALRKIESKFL from the coding sequence GTGAGTGGCAAAATGCGAGTTTCCGATTTAACATTCTTCATCTACAATTCACAATTCGGCCAAATCACAATTGCTTCAAACGGCAAACAAATCACATCTGTTAGTCTTGGGGCAAAAAAAATGAGCGGCACATTCACACCGACAAAACTCACAAACGAATGCTCGACTCAAATTCTTCAGTTTTTATCGGGAGACAGAAAACGCTTCAACATTCCAATTCTTTTACAAGGAACAGAATTTGAAAAGGAAGTGTGGCGCGGCCTTTTCAAAACTGGATATGGCTGCACAGTAACACCAATGCAGCTGGCACATCTCATCGGTAAAGATAACACCTACAGAAACATCCCAAAAGCGGCATATGCAAACAAGCACTCAATTTTAATACCTGATTATCGGCTTCTTCCTGCTTCAAAATTTGAGAAGCCATCGCAGGAAAGCAAAGTTCGCATGGCGCTTCGAAAAATTGAATCTAAATTCCTCTAG
- a CDS encoding cysteine desulfurase family protein yields MNNLNNINSDDSQLVYLDYAATAPMCEEACVAMKPFVSSFGCESLPFRGNANSLYSLGREANSHLETARRDLSRCLHAKRPSEIVFTASSTESIFLALSGLFAANGCKTIITTEIEHPAVLQAANHVAGKKNVVLLKVNKHGFVSNDGLAAAIKNAESPLVSVQMANSELASVQDIAQLVSVAHGLGCIFHCDMTQAFGKVPVDLEKLGVDSASFSSHKIGGPQGVGALYLKKSVGFSSPMIGGGQESKRRGGTQNVCGAVGFAAAAKACVANLDEEVRRLQEFKDFIVDNLSKMTTSANRPVRLVVDEKAGLNENPACSYLPNIATFIVGGVESETLILRLDDRQISVAGGSACSTGSATVSKSLKAVGISDDDGMCELRVSFGRYTTKDDITSFVNSFKEVI; encoded by the coding sequence ATGAACAATTTGAATAACATAAACAGTGATGACAGCCAGCTGGTTTATCTTGATTATGCGGCAACTGCGCCGATGTGCGAAGAAGCCTGTGTGGCAATGAAGCCATTTGTGAGTTCGTTTGGATGCGAAAGTTTGCCTTTTCGCGGTAACGCTAATTCTTTATATAGCCTTGGTCGCGAAGCTAACAGCCATTTAGAAACTGCCAGGCGTGATTTGTCAAGGTGTCTGCACGCAAAGAGACCTTCAGAAATTGTTTTTACTGCAAGTTCAACCGAATCCATTTTTTTAGCTCTTTCAGGATTGTTTGCCGCTAACGGCTGCAAAACAATCATCACAACTGAAATTGAGCATCCTGCAGTCTTGCAAGCAGCTAATCATGTCGCAGGCAAGAAAAACGTGGTGCTGCTAAAAGTTAACAAGCATGGCTTTGTCTCGAATGATGGATTGGCCGCTGCTATTAAAAACGCTGAGAGCCCGCTTGTTTCTGTGCAGATGGCAAATTCAGAACTTGCAAGTGTTCAAGACATCGCACAACTTGTTAGCGTTGCTCATGGCTTGGGGTGCATTTTTCATTGCGACATGACTCAGGCCTTTGGAAAAGTTCCGGTTGATCTAGAAAAACTTGGCGTTGATTCTGCGTCGTTTTCTTCTCATAAAATCGGAGGACCTCAAGGCGTGGGGGCTCTTTATTTAAAAAAGTCAGTTGGGTTTTCAAGTCCAATGATTGGGGGGGGCCAAGAAAGCAAGCGAAGAGGTGGAACGCAAAACGTGTGTGGAGCAGTTGGCTTTGCTGCCGCTGCAAAGGCGTGTGTTGCTAATTTGGATGAAGAGGTGAGGCGTTTACAAGAATTCAAAGATTTCATCGTTGACAACCTTTCTAAAATGACAACTTCTGCTAATAGACCTGTGCGATTGGTGGTCGATGAAAAGGCAGGGTTAAACGAAAATCCAGCGTGCTCCTATCTTCCAAACATCGCAACGTTTATAGTTGGAGGTGTGGAGTCTGAAACTTTGATTTTGCGTTTAGATGACCGCCAAATTTCTGTTGCTGGCGGCTCTGCTTGTTCGACGGGCTCTGCGACAGTTTCAAAATCGCTAAAAGCCGTCGGCATTTCTGATGATGATGGAATGTGTGAGCTCAGAGTTTCATTTGGGCGCTACACAACGAAAGATGACATTACCTCATTTGTCAATTCGTTTAAAGAGGTGATTTAA
- a CDS encoding zinc ribbon domain-containing protein — translation MKATSNDIKNLKKIQEVDAQIKNVHAAVRDLPEIKEYRLVDEKLKDIKSKIKQVEVMKRNVERRYEKMNAEDLSLADRQKTVQRSIDDAAGDYRNLEVHTKELDSISSRRNVLAEIMINATVEQEKVEELQSKLKAAQETVCDKKNSLGKQIDAAKAKAREEIVGLTVSRKKVYDSLPKGIAALYDDAAVKVGNVVLSELDGNCCSVCRSPIEEGKLLEIKKAGEVSVCPACGRIIITDGE, via the coding sequence GTGAAAGCTACAAGCAACGACATTAAAAACCTTAAAAAAATCCAAGAAGTAGATGCCCAGATAAAAAATGTTCATGCGGCAGTCAGAGATTTGCCTGAAATAAAAGAATATCGGCTTGTAGATGAAAAGCTAAAAGACATCAAATCGAAGATTAAGCAGGTCGAAGTAATGAAGCGAAACGTCGAGCGTCGTTACGAGAAAATGAATGCAGAAGACTTATCGCTTGCCGATCGCCAAAAAACCGTTCAGCGCTCAATTGACGATGCAGCTGGTGATTATCGCAATCTTGAGGTGCACACTAAAGAGCTAGATTCAATTTCTTCCCGAAGAAATGTTCTTGCTGAAATCATGATTAATGCAACCGTCGAACAGGAAAAAGTTGAAGAGTTACAATCAAAGTTAAAAGCGGCACAAGAAACCGTATGTGACAAAAAGAACTCTTTGGGTAAGCAAATCGATGCAGCTAAGGCAAAGGCGCGTGAGGAGATTGTTGGCCTCACTGTCTCTCGTAAGAAGGTTTATGACAGCCTGCCTAAAGGGATTGCAGCGTTATATGATGATGCAGCTGTCAAGGTTGGAAATGTTGTTTTAAGCGAGCTTGATGGCAATTGTTGTTCTGTTTGCAGGTCTCCAATTGAGGAAGGCAAATTACTCGAAATCAAGAAGGCGGGCGAGGTTTCTGTTTGTCCTGCTTGCGGAAGAATTATTATCACAGACGGCGAATAG
- a CDS encoding DUF3343 domain-containing protein, translating into MATKELYAVVTFHTTTGAMHMENVAKKNGAKGRLIPVPRVISAGCGLAWREPVENKDFILGLIKDNEIDMDEIYDLEL; encoded by the coding sequence ATGGCAACAAAAGAGCTTTATGCAGTAGTGACTTTTCACACGACAACAGGTGCAATGCACATGGAAAATGTGGCAAAGAAAAACGGTGCAAAAGGTCGTTTGATACCTGTTCCTCGCGTTATTTCGGCAGGTTGCGGGCTGGCATGGCGTGAGCCTGTTGAAAACAAAGATTTTATCCTCGGGCTAATTAAAGACAACGAAATAGACATGGACGAAATCTATGATCTTGAGCTTTAA
- a CDS encoding sulfurtransferase TusA family protein translates to MVEVDARGLQCPEPVMLTLAAIKEHPDEEIHVLVSSAIPRDNVERMAKKRGKDVTIAEDGGDFVLTLK, encoded by the coding sequence ATGGTAGAAGTTGATGCACGTGGGCTTCAATGCCCTGAGCCAGTAATGCTCACACTGGCTGCAATCAAAGAACACCCTGATGAGGAAATTCATGTTCTAGTTTCAAGCGCCATTCCACGCGACAACGTTGAGAGAATGGCAAAAAAACGTGGTAAAGATGTCACAATTGCCGAAGACGGTGGTGACTTCGTTCTCACACTCAAATAA